One genomic window of Nicotiana sylvestris chromosome 10, ASM39365v2, whole genome shotgun sequence includes the following:
- the LOC138879654 gene encoding uncharacterized protein, protein MLDGCSGVDICPISTLQGMEIGTERIRPNNVCVRAFDGIKRDTIGEIDLILIIGPVDFEVTFQALDMDTSYNFLLGRPWIHAARVVPSTLHQMVKFEPED, encoded by the coding sequence ATGTTAGATGGTTGTTCTGGGGTAGATATTTGCCCTATCTCAACTCTGCAAGGCATGGAAATCGGTACTGAGAGAATCAGACCTAACAACGTATGTGTGCGTGCTTTTGATGGAATAAAGAGAGATACAATAGGCGagattgatttgattctgattatTGGCCCGGTGGActttgaggtgacctttcaggccttggacatggatacttcctataatttcctcttgggaaggccatggattcacGCAGCAAGGGTTgtgccttctactctccaccagatggtgaaattcgaaCCTGAAGATTAG